A stretch of Haloprofundus halophilus DNA encodes these proteins:
- a CDS encoding FkbM family methyltransferase, with protein sequence MTFVGAIGGLLRGTRAHKYATLVHDSAVRAYLRSNPRCFVESGGARAVFTPTNVVEWGNLNYRIWEEDCLLRHLLSQVRPDDVFFDIGANIGIYSCLVGSRLTDGTVVSFEPYPPNADRLEANLEANGIEAEVIRSPLSDCRRAAEFNVYDTADSGAQHGSLDTIYPRGTPLKRIPTETTSGDTLVENGLAPPPTVAKVDVQGAGVDVLTGLRKSLTADRCRLVYVETHNNYEQITDLLQRLGFSTHSFRLSREQGQPAIVGYDDDVVDFFE encoded by the coding sequence ATGACATTTGTCGGCGCTATTGGAGGTCTCCTCCGCGGGACGCGGGCACACAAGTACGCGACGCTCGTTCACGACTCGGCGGTTCGAGCGTACCTACGGTCGAATCCGCGGTGCTTCGTCGAATCCGGCGGGGCGAGGGCGGTGTTTACCCCGACGAACGTCGTCGAGTGGGGAAATCTCAACTACCGTATCTGGGAGGAAGACTGCCTTCTCAGACACCTCCTCTCGCAGGTTCGTCCCGACGACGTGTTCTTCGATATCGGCGCGAACATCGGCATCTATAGCTGCCTCGTCGGCAGTCGACTCACCGATGGTACCGTCGTTTCGTTCGAACCGTACCCGCCGAACGCCGACCGCTTGGAGGCGAATCTCGAAGCGAACGGCATCGAGGCCGAGGTGATTCGCTCTCCCCTGTCGGACTGTCGACGAGCGGCCGAGTTCAACGTGTACGACACCGCGGACTCGGGCGCACAACACGGGTCGCTCGACACGATCTATCCGAGGGGGACGCCGCTCAAACGCATCCCGACGGAGACGACGTCCGGCGACACACTCGTCGAAAACGGACTCGCGCCCCCGCCGACCGTGGCGAAAGTCGACGTCCAGGGGGCCGGCGTCGACGTCCTGACCGGTCTCAGGAAGTCGCTGACGGCCGACCGGTGTCGTCTCGTCTACGTCGAGACGCACAACAACTACGAACAGATAACCGACCTGCTGCAGCGACTGGGGTTCTCTACGCACTCGTTCAGGCTCTCCAGAGAGCAGGGACAACCCGCCATCGTCGGATACGACGACGACGTCGTCGACTTCTTCGAGTAG